Proteins encoded within one genomic window of Halogeometricum sp. S1BR25-6:
- a CDS encoding branched-chain amino acid ABC transporter permease, whose protein sequence is MSARPSLGTEARNVAVVAVLFALAPLAVLGSSYYESVLAHLLLIALLAVALNIVFGHTDQLFLFVGGLAGVGAYGTALLADALSVSAWVTLPVAALVCGLIGLLVSYVAAKRKFTVVLISILTLNLQLVFSEVFVGARDLTGGSTGFPYEYFELGVVADALGVGEKLVLYYLVLLLLVATLGVYLRLVHSKYGVAFDAIREDEIAAESIGIDVVRYKTIAGFVAAFLIGLVGAFFARESGYILPGGFTFLAVDVVVLIVLVVGGLRTTLGPIVGAIIVVGIEEFLSSAQSLQSWQSAIFGALLIVLFLYFRRGVVRSVRDALDDAGLVGEREGGGGGGGTDADGGR, encoded by the coding sequence ATGAGCGCCCGGCCGTCACTCGGGACGGAGGCGCGCAACGTCGCCGTCGTGGCGGTGCTGTTCGCGCTCGCCCCCCTCGCGGTACTCGGCAGCAGTTACTACGAGAGCGTGCTCGCGCACCTGCTCCTCATCGCGCTGCTCGCCGTCGCCCTGAACATCGTGTTCGGCCACACCGACCAACTGTTCCTGTTCGTCGGCGGACTGGCGGGCGTCGGCGCGTACGGGACGGCGCTCTTGGCGGACGCGCTGTCCGTCTCGGCGTGGGTGACGCTCCCCGTCGCGGCGCTCGTCTGCGGGCTCATCGGCCTCCTCGTCAGCTACGTCGCCGCCAAGCGCAAGTTCACCGTCGTACTCATCTCCATCCTCACGCTGAACCTGCAACTCGTGTTCAGCGAGGTGTTCGTCGGCGCCCGCGACCTCACGGGCGGGTCGACCGGCTTCCCCTACGAGTACTTCGAACTCGGCGTCGTCGCCGACGCCCTCGGCGTCGGGGAGAAACTCGTCCTCTACTACCTCGTGTTGCTCCTCTTGGTGGCGACGCTCGGCGTCTACCTCAGGCTGGTGCACTCGAAGTACGGCGTCGCCTTCGACGCCATCCGCGAGGACGAAATCGCCGCCGAGTCCATCGGCATCGACGTCGTCCGCTACAAGACCATCGCGGGGTTCGTCGCCGCGTTCCTCATCGGCCTCGTCGGCGCGTTCTTCGCCCGGGAGTCCGGCTACATCCTCCCCGGCGGGTTCACGTTCCTCGCCGTCGACGTCGTCGTCCTCATCGTCCTCGTCGTCGGCGGCCTGCGAACCACGCTCGGTCCCATCGTCGGCGCGATCATCGTCGTCGGCATCGAGGAGTTCCTGAGTTCCGCACAGAGCCTCCAGTCGTGGCAGTCGGCCATCTTCGGCGCGCTCCTCATCGTGCTGTTCCTCTACTTCCGTCGGGGCGTGGTGCGCTCGGTGCGGGACGCTCTCGACGACGCCGGCCTCGTCGGCGAACGGGAGGGCGGTGGCGGGGGAGGGGGGACCGACGCCGACGGCGGCCGCTGA
- a CDS encoding ABC transporter ATP-binding protein, with amino-acid sequence MIEVEEIDVSYGSIQVLWDLSFHVSEEDRVVSIVGPNGAGKSTLLRVISGLHPVDDGTVTAWGADVAGLDPSEVVKRGFVHVSEERNLFGNMTVRENLEMGAYTRRDTLDETMEEVFELFPILEEREDQRAESMSGGQQQMLAIGRGLMARPKILALDEPSEGLAPQITNRVFEKIDEISEEVTVLLVEQHVHKALRLADRAYLLENGEFVTEDTGPALLESEHVKDAYL; translated from the coding sequence GTGATCGAAGTCGAGGAGATAGACGTCTCCTACGGCTCCATCCAGGTGCTGTGGGACCTCTCCTTTCACGTCTCCGAGGAGGACCGCGTCGTCTCCATCGTCGGTCCGAACGGCGCCGGGAAGTCGACGCTCCTGCGCGTCATATCCGGACTCCACCCCGTCGACGACGGCACCGTGACCGCGTGGGGCGCCGACGTGGCGGGACTCGACCCCTCCGAAGTCGTCAAACGCGGGTTCGTCCACGTCTCCGAGGAGCGGAACCTCTTCGGCAACATGACCGTCCGAGAGAACCTGGAGATGGGCGCGTACACCCGTCGGGACACCCTCGACGAGACGATGGAGGAGGTGTTCGAACTCTTCCCCATCCTCGAAGAGCGCGAAGACCAGCGCGCCGAGTCGATGAGCGGCGGGCAACAGCAGATGCTCGCCATCGGCCGCGGACTGATGGCCAGACCGAAGATTCTCGCCCTCGACGAACCCTCGGAGGGGCTGGCCCCGCAGATAACGAATCGGGTGTTCGAGAAGATAGACGAGATAAGCGAGGAGGTGACCGTGCTGCTCGTCGAACAGCACGTCCACAAGGCACTCCGACTGGCCGACCGGGCCTACCTCTTGGAGAACGGCGAGTTCGTCACGGAGGACACCGGCCCGGCGCTGTTGGAGTCCGAGCACGTGAAAGACGCGTATCTCTGA
- a CDS encoding ABC transporter ATP-binding protein → MLAVSDLRKEFGGLVAVDDVTFEIGEGEIVGLIGPNGAGKTTLFNSITGVLTPEDGSGVEFDGTDIVALETHDIARRGLVRTFQIVRVFDEMTVFENVLTGALFGTDEDLSRGEAEERAHDALAFIGLADRADLSTGSLPIAQKKQLELARALASRPRLLLLDEIASGLTPGEIDDLTDTIRRLRDDRGISVFWIEHIMDAVMSVADRVIVLNSGRKLAEGTPEEIRNDESVVEAYLGDEA, encoded by the coding sequence ATGTTAGCAGTCTCCGACCTCCGGAAGGAGTTCGGCGGGTTGGTCGCCGTCGACGACGTGACGTTCGAGATAGGCGAGGGCGAGATAGTGGGGCTCATCGGGCCGAACGGTGCCGGAAAGACCACCCTGTTCAACAGCATCACCGGCGTCCTCACGCCCGAGGACGGGAGCGGCGTCGAGTTCGACGGTACCGACATCGTCGCCTTAGAGACGCACGATATCGCCCGGAGAGGACTCGTCCGGACGTTCCAAATCGTCCGCGTGTTCGACGAGATGACCGTCTTCGAGAACGTGCTGACGGGCGCGCTGTTCGGCACCGACGAGGACCTCTCCCGGGGGGAGGCCGAAGAGCGCGCTCACGACGCGCTGGCGTTCATCGGCCTCGCCGACAGGGCCGACCTGTCGACGGGGAGTCTTCCCATCGCGCAGAAAAAACAGCTCGAGCTGGCGCGGGCGCTGGCGTCCCGGCCTCGGTTGCTCTTGTTGGACGAGATAGCGAGCGGGCTCACGCCGGGAGAGATAGACGACCTCACCGACACGATTCGCCGCCTTCGGGACGACCGCGGCATCTCCGTCTTCTGGATCGAACACATCATGGACGCCGTGATGAGCGTCGCCGACCGCGTCATCGTGCTGAACAGCGGCCGAAAGCTCGCCGAGGGGACGCCCGAGGAGATACGCAACGACGAGTCGGTCGTCGAGGCCTACCTGGGGGACGAAGCGTGA
- a CDS encoding NAD(P)-dependent alcohol dehydrogenase — protein MNIQAAVTHEEGGAFEIEEVSLEDPQSDEVLVRVVGAGVCHTDMIVRDQMYPTPLPAVLGHEGSGVVEAVGSDVTRVEPGDRVVMSFDYDTTCPSCRDGHPAFCSDFFAHNFGGSRPHDETSPISQDGERISGRFFGQSSFATHAIATERNVVPVEDDVPLELLGPLGCGVQTGAGGVINTLNPQAGSSIAVFGAGSVGLSAVMAAGIKSCTEIISIDLKPNRLEKAAEFGATATVNPEEVDDVVEAIREATGGGVDYALETTGVPAVAEQATETLTQRGTLGIIGAPALGTEASYDVNNLILGGRSITGIVEGDSDPQQFIPDLIELYRQGKFPFDELVTYYDFEDIEQAVEDSESGDTIKPVLRMSDA, from the coding sequence ATGAATATACAGGCCGCGGTAACACACGAGGAGGGCGGCGCGTTCGAGATAGAGGAAGTGAGCCTCGAAGACCCCCAGTCGGACGAGGTCCTCGTCCGCGTCGTCGGAGCGGGCGTCTGTCACACAGATATGATCGTCCGCGACCAGATGTATCCGACGCCGCTGCCAGCGGTACTCGGCCACGAGGGGTCGGGCGTCGTCGAAGCGGTCGGATCGGACGTGACGCGAGTCGAACCAGGCGACCGCGTCGTCATGAGCTTCGACTACGACACGACCTGTCCGAGTTGCCGGGACGGACATCCGGCGTTCTGTTCGGACTTCTTCGCACACAACTTCGGCGGCTCTCGGCCGCACGACGAGACATCGCCCATCTCGCAGGACGGCGAGCGAATCAGCGGTCGCTTCTTCGGGCAGTCCTCGTTCGCGACGCACGCGATAGCGACCGAACGGAACGTCGTCCCCGTTGAGGACGACGTACCGCTGGAACTGCTCGGACCGCTCGGCTGCGGCGTCCAGACGGGTGCGGGCGGCGTCATCAACACCCTGAACCCGCAGGCGGGGTCGTCGATAGCCGTCTTCGGCGCCGGCTCCGTCGGACTGTCGGCCGTTATGGCGGCCGGAATCAAGAGCTGCACGGAAATTATTTCCATTGACCTCAAACCGAACCGGCTGGAGAAGGCGGCGGAATTCGGCGCGACGGCGACGGTGAATCCCGAGGAGGTGGACGACGTGGTCGAGGCAATCCGAGAGGCGACCGGGGGCGGCGTCGACTACGCTCTGGAGACGACGGGCGTTCCCGCGGTCGCAGAGCAGGCCACAGAGACCCTCACACAGCGGGGGACGCTCGGCATCATCGGCGCACCGGCGCTCGGAACGGAGGCCAGTTACGACGTGAACAATCTCATCCTCGGCGGCCGCAGTATCACCGGCATCGTGGAGGGCGACTCGGACCCTCAGCAGTTCATCCCCGACCTCATCGAACTCTACAGACAGGGGAAGTTCCCGTTCGACGAACTCGTCACCTACTACGACTTCGAGGACATAGAGCAGGCGGTCGAGGATTCCGAGAGCGGCGACACCATCAAACCGGTTCTCCGGATGAGCGACGCCTGA
- a CDS encoding thiolase domain-containing protein gives MSEAYIVGAGQSPFGSFPEETYRSLFDTAFDRTLSSVDGGVDAADIEEAFLGTLGVGGRQIGLSGPAVTEHVGLHGIPTTRVENACASSGYALRNAVATVRAGMADVVLAGGYEVMTDTSSDNTKWWLGVSGETEWERLSGTTFAGVYAQMASAHMDEHGTTVEDLSRVAVKNHANGAQNPDAHLGFECSLEDAVNAPEVADPLNLYHCCPTTDGASAVLVASEDVAFDLTDDPIRVAGVGAASGRVGLFQRPSLTSIPATQTAAERAYEMAGVGPEDLDFAEVHDCFAIAELLAYEDLGFCDPGEAGRLLREGRTDSDGDLPVNTSGGLKSKGHPIGATGTGQVVEAFKQLRGKASVQTDDPVRGLTHNVGGSGGGVTVHVFERSSEVEP, from the coding sequence ATGAGTGAGGCGTACATCGTCGGGGCCGGGCAGTCGCCGTTCGGGTCCTTTCCGGAGGAGACGTACCGTTCGCTGTTCGACACTGCGTTCGACCGGACGCTTTCGAGCGTCGACGGCGGCGTTGACGCGGCGGACATCGAGGAGGCGTTCCTCGGAACGCTCGGCGTCGGCGGCCGACAGATCGGATTGAGCGGACCGGCCGTCACCGAACACGTGGGACTGCACGGCATCCCGACGACGCGCGTCGAGAACGCCTGCGCGTCAAGCGGTTACGCGCTCAGAAACGCTGTCGCAACGGTCCGCGCGGGGATGGCCGACGTCGTCCTCGCGGGCGGCTACGAGGTGATGACCGACACGAGTTCGGACAACACGAAGTGGTGGCTCGGCGTCAGCGGCGAGACGGAGTGGGAGCGGCTCTCGGGGACGACGTTCGCGGGCGTCTACGCGCAGATGGCGTCGGCCCACATGGACGAACACGGCACGACGGTCGAGGACCTCTCGCGCGTCGCCGTGAAGAACCACGCGAACGGCGCGCAGAACCCCGACGCGCACCTCGGCTTCGAGTGCTCGCTCGAAGACGCGGTGAACGCCCCCGAGGTGGCGGACCCCCTCAACCTGTATCACTGCTGTCCGACGACCGACGGCGCGAGTGCGGTCCTCGTGGCGAGCGAGGACGTCGCCTTCGACCTGACGGACGACCCGATTCGAGTCGCTGGCGTCGGCGCCGCGAGCGGTCGCGTCGGCCTCTTCCAGCGACCCTCGCTCACCTCCATCCCGGCGACGCAGACGGCCGCCGAGCGAGCCTACGAGATGGCGGGCGTCGGCCCCGAAGACCTCGACTTCGCGGAGGTGCACGACTGCTTCGCCATCGCGGAACTGCTCGCCTACGAGGATTTGGGATTCTGCGACCCCGGAGAGGCCGGTCGGCTCCTCCGCGAGGGGCGGACCGACTCCGACGGCGACCTGCCCGTGAACACCTCGGGCGGGTTGAAGTCGAAGGGTCACCCCATCGGCGCGACGGGCACCGGACAGGTCGTCGAGGCGTTCAAGCAACTCCGCGGGAAGGCGTCGGTGCAGACGGACGACCCCGTCCGCGGGCTGACCCACAACGTCGGCGGGTCGGGCGGCGGCGTCACCGTCCACGTGTTCGAGCGGAGTTCGGAGGTGGAGCCGTGA
- a CDS encoding 3-hydroxy-3-methylglutaryl CoA synthase → MSDRGIAAAGVSVPRGRVSADEVAEAWGTFDGRGIDSTAVPAGDEDAVTMAVAAARRALDNADADPASVDAVALATTTPPLAEEELVPRLVRALRLPRKTRAWHHGQSTAAGADALETALNAEGTVLAVAADAPTGDLAGDDHALGAGAAAFLVDDGASVSFEGVAAATDESPGVRFREADSDEVTSLDITGYERAAVRETTRSAIAGLGLDADDIGAASLPQPNGSMPYRVAGEGVVSNEAVAEGVVVDRIGDAGAATVPIGLVAALESDTDGSVLAAFFGSGGSGVAFALSGRLDTAEAAAVDGGEAVSYVESLRKRGRVVDGDVAGGGANVSLPTWRRTLDSRYALTAGRCPECGSLSFPGEGACDDCFERVEFERVPLSPDGTVAARTIIGQGGAPPEFVELQEREGAYGAVLVRVDAADGDGSALMPAQLTDCDPEEVEVGDAVRRTVRRIYVQEGVPRYGAKFAPVE, encoded by the coding sequence GTGAGCGACCGCGGCATCGCCGCGGCGGGCGTCTCCGTCCCGCGCGGCCGCGTGAGCGCCGACGAGGTGGCCGAGGCGTGGGGGACGTTCGACGGCCGAGGAATCGATTCGACGGCCGTCCCTGCGGGCGACGAGGACGCGGTGACGATGGCTGTCGCCGCCGCGCGGCGCGCTCTCGACAACGCCGACGCGGACCCCGCGTCGGTCGACGCCGTCGCCCTCGCCACGACCACGCCCCCGTTGGCGGAAGAGGAACTCGTCCCCCGACTCGTCCGCGCCCTCAGGCTCCCCCGGAAGACGCGCGCGTGGCATCACGGACAGAGTACGGCCGCCGGCGCGGACGCCTTGGAGACGGCGCTGAACGCCGAGGGAACCGTACTGGCCGTCGCCGCCGACGCGCCGACCGGTGACCTCGCCGGCGACGACCACGCCCTCGGCGCGGGCGCCGCGGCGTTCCTCGTCGACGACGGCGCGTCCGTCTCGTTCGAGGGTGTCGCGGCGGCGACGGACGAGTCGCCGGGCGTCCGCTTCCGCGAGGCCGACAGCGACGAGGTGACCTCCCTCGACATCACGGGCTACGAACGGGCGGCCGTTCGCGAGACGACGCGGAGTGCGATTGCGGGACTCGGACTCGACGCCGACGATATCGGGGCCGCGTCGCTCCCTCAGCCGAACGGGTCGATGCCGTACCGCGTCGCCGGCGAGGGCGTCGTCTCGAACGAGGCCGTCGCCGAGGGCGTCGTGGTCGACCGAATCGGCGACGCCGGAGCGGCGACCGTCCCCATCGGACTGGTCGCCGCGCTGGAGTCCGATACCGACGGCTCGGTCCTCGCCGCGTTCTTCGGGAGCGGCGGGAGCGGCGTCGCCTTCGCCCTCTCCGGGCGACTCGACACCGCCGAGGCGGCGGCGGTCGACGGCGGCGAAGCGGTGAGCTACGTCGAGTCGCTCCGCAAGCGGGGGCGCGTCGTAGACGGCGACGTGGCCGGCGGCGGCGCGAACGTCTCGCTGCCGACGTGGCGGCGGACGCTCGACAGCCGCTACGCGCTGACCGCGGGCCGGTGTCCCGAGTGCGGTTCGCTGTCGTTCCCCGGCGAGGGGGCGTGCGACGACTGTTTCGAGCGGGTCGAATTCGAACGAGTTCCCCTCTCCCCCGACGGCACTGTCGCAGCGCGGACCATCATCGGGCAGGGCGGCGCGCCACCGGAGTTCGTCGAACTTCAGGAGCGCGAGGGGGCGTACGGCGCCGTCCTCGTCCGCGTCGACGCCGCCGACGGGGACGGGTCGGCGCTCATGCCGGCGCAGTTGACCGACTGCGACCCCGAGGAAGTCGAAGTCGGTGACGCGGTCCGGCGGACGGTCCGGCGCATCTACGTGCAGGAGGGCGTCCCGCGGTACGGCGCGAAGTTCGCGCCGGTCGAGTAG
- a CDS encoding 3-hydroxyacyl-CoA dehydrogenase family protein has product MNVCVLGAGTMGHGIAQVTATAGHDVRLRDVEREFVDDGLDAIRSNLDGGVERDKLTAKDADAAFDRIQGHTDLAEAVSGADLVIEAVPEDIDIKQETFRDVEAHTGEDTVVASNTSSLSVTEIASVLSDPSRAVGLHFFNPVHIMGLVEIVVAERTDEATREFAREFVADIDKTAVEVTDSPGFASSRLGVALGCEAMRMVETGVASAEDIDAAMELGYRHPMGPLELTDVVGLDVRLDILEYLREELGERFRPPQVLKRKVHAGNLGKKSGEGFYVWENGEAVRPADAPEGDE; this is encoded by the coding sequence ATGAACGTATGCGTACTCGGCGCCGGGACCATGGGTCACGGCATCGCGCAGGTGACGGCGACGGCGGGGCACGACGTCCGCCTCCGGGACGTCGAACGAGAGTTCGTCGACGACGGACTCGACGCGATTCGGTCGAACCTCGACGGCGGCGTCGAACGGGACAAACTGACTGCTAAGGACGCTGACGCGGCGTTCGACCGAATCCAGGGACACACCGACCTCGCCGAGGCGGTGTCGGGCGCGGACCTCGTGATAGAGGCCGTCCCCGAGGACATCGACATCAAACAGGAGACGTTTCGGGACGTGGAGGCGCACACCGGAGAAGATACGGTCGTCGCCTCGAACACGTCGTCGCTGTCGGTGACGGAGATAGCGAGCGTCCTCTCGGACCCCTCGCGGGCGGTCGGACTGCACTTTTTCAACCCGGTTCACATCATGGGTCTGGTCGAAATCGTCGTCGCCGAGCGGACCGACGAAGCGACGCGCGAGTTCGCCCGCGAGTTCGTCGCCGACATCGACAAGACGGCCGTCGAGGTGACCGACTCGCCCGGGTTCGCCTCCTCTCGACTGGGCGTGGCGCTCGGATGCGAAGCGATGCGGATGGTCGAGACTGGTGTGGCGTCGGCAGAAGACATCGACGCGGCGATGGAACTCGGTTACCGGCACCCGATGGGACCGCTCGAACTGACCGACGTCGTCGGACTCGACGTCCGCCTCGATATCCTCGAATATCTCCGCGAGGAGTTGGGTGAGCGGTTCCGGCCGCCGCAGGTGCTCAAGCGGAAGGTGCATGCGGGCAACCTCGGGAAGAAGAGCGGCGAGGGCTTCTACGTCTGGGAGAACGGCGAGGCGGTCCGGCCCGCCGACGCTCCCGAGGGGGACGAGTGA
- a CDS encoding enoyl-CoA hydratase/isomerase family protein → MTAPHADDCESVRVSTTDHVVTVTIDRPDARNALNAQVRTELKRVVERIDDSDARVVVLTGSDEAKAFVAGADVSELRERDTFEQREASRRPRVYEAVADLPQPVVARINGHALGGGCELALACDIRVAHERAKLGQPEINLGLIPGGGGTQRLPRLVGEGQAMRLILTGELVDAHEAADIGLVDIVCSDEEFDDRVDELAASIAAKSPLALELGKEAVKVSGRLGIDDGLDYEANLFVQLFSSADKDEGIDAFFEERDPEWRGR, encoded by the coding sequence ATGACGGCGCCGCACGCCGACGACTGCGAGTCGGTCCGCGTTTCGACGACGGATCACGTCGTCACCGTCACCATCGACAGACCGGACGCGCGAAACGCGCTGAACGCGCAGGTCAGAACCGAGTTGAAGCGAGTGGTCGAGCGAATCGACGACAGCGACGCCCGCGTCGTCGTTCTTACGGGGTCCGACGAGGCGAAGGCGTTCGTCGCGGGCGCGGACGTCTCCGAACTCAGGGAACGAGACACGTTCGAACAGCGGGAGGCGAGCCGTCGTCCCCGGGTGTACGAGGCCGTCGCGGACCTCCCCCAACCGGTCGTCGCTCGAATCAACGGCCACGCCCTCGGCGGCGGGTGCGAACTCGCCCTCGCCTGTGATATCCGCGTCGCCCACGAGCGCGCGAAACTCGGCCAGCCGGAGATAAATCTGGGTCTCATCCCGGGCGGCGGCGGCACCCAGCGACTCCCGCGCCTCGTTGGCGAGGGGCAGGCGATGCGCCTGATTCTCACCGGTGAACTCGTCGACGCGCACGAGGCCGCCGACATCGGCCTCGTCGACATCGTCTGTTCGGACGAGGAGTTCGACGACCGGGTGGACGAACTCGCCGCGTCTATCGCCGCGAAGTCGCCGCTGGCGCTCGAACTCGGGAAAGAGGCCGTCAAGGTGAGCGGTCGCCTCGGAATCGACGACGGTCTCGACTACGAGGCGAACCTGTTTGTCCAACTGTTCTCGTCCGCGGACAAAGACGAAGGCATCGACGCCTTCTTCGAGGAGCGCGACCCCGAGTGGCGCGGGCGGTAG
- a CDS encoding enoyl-CoA hydratase/isomerase family protein, which yields MRIEDADGVRRLTFDRPEVKNALTADAARELAAAVEELDSKTHDAAVLTGAGDAFCAGGDIEAMAERDETAHEAYERVRETLGRVAEALLTAPVPVVARVNGDATGAGLSLVAACDFAYATGEARFAASFVNVGLVPDLGGTVTLSRLVGLRAAKELAFTGKLIPAAEADELGLLNGVVPADELDAAVDETVETLSKRPTESIGLAKEVIHANLGRSWRDGLEREAQAQTLAYDTDAHEEGVNAFLESRRPEFE from the coding sequence ATGCGAATCGAAGACGCGGACGGCGTGCGCCGTCTCACGTTCGACCGTCCGGAAGTGAAGAACGCGCTCACCGCCGACGCCGCCCGCGAACTCGCCGCGGCCGTCGAGGAACTGGACTCGAAGACGCACGACGCCGCGGTGCTGACGGGCGCCGGCGACGCGTTCTGCGCCGGTGGTGACATCGAGGCGATGGCTGAACGCGACGAGACGGCTCACGAGGCGTACGAACGGGTCCGCGAGACGTTGGGCCGCGTGGCCGAGGCCCTCCTCACCGCGCCGGTGCCCGTCGTCGCGCGCGTGAACGGCGACGCCACCGGCGCGGGACTGTCGCTCGTCGCCGCCTGCGATTTCGCCTACGCTACCGGAGAGGCCCGGTTCGCCGCGTCGTTCGTCAACGTCGGCCTCGTACCCGACTTAGGAGGCACGGTGACGCTCTCGCGACTCGTCGGTCTCCGCGCCGCGAAGGAACTCGCGTTTACCGGGAAACTGATACCGGCCGCCGAGGCGGACGAACTCGGTCTGCTCAACGGCGTCGTCCCCGCCGACGAACTCGACGCGGCCGTCGACGAGACGGTCGAGACGCTCTCGAAGCGCCCGACGGAGAGCATCGGCTTGGCGAAGGAGGTCATCCACGCGAACCTCGGCCGGTCGTGGCGCGACGGCCTCGAACGCGAGGCGCAAGCGCAGACGCTCGCCTACGACACGGACGCCCACGAAGAGGGGGTGAACGCCTTTCTGGAGAGTCGTCGGCCCGAGTTCGAGTGA
- a CDS encoding aldehyde dehydrogenase family protein has protein sequence MEHSGPTQLYVDGQWTDAASGETIRTLDPATETEYATVSMADADDVNRAVDAAHEAAARGSEWREMDPGDRGAALRRMADAIEERKDEISLVESHDNGKTPFEAGIEVQMVIDTFRYFAGWTDKLTGEHNPVPGERLNYTSREPLGVTAHIVPWNYPFQLAGRSLAPALACGNTAVMKPSSETPLSALYYGVAAEEAGLPDGVVNVLPGSGSGAGATLAQHPDVAHIAFTGSTEIGKGVMADAAQNVTGVTLELGGKGPQLVFPDADLDAAAKGVHYGIFMNAGQMCWAGSRLLVHEDVADEVVERVVQGAESTPLGSGIDDDGRMGPMVSEDQRETVLDYIETGKKEGATVACGGGAPEDKETGYFVEPTVLTDVTNDMTVAREEIFGPVLVVIEFADEEEALEIANDSPYGLLSGIWTNDLSRAHRVADLLDYGMVSVNEYPVTFPQTPFGGTKESGHGREQGLEAVGEYTQTKNVNVKLE, from the coding sequence ATGGAACACAGCGGCCCCACACAGTTGTACGTAGACGGACAGTGGACGGACGCGGCGTCCGGCGAGACGATTCGAACGCTCGATCCGGCGACCGAGACGGAGTACGCCACCGTATCGATGGCTGACGCCGACGACGTGAACCGCGCCGTCGACGCCGCCCACGAGGCGGCGGCGCGGGGGAGCGAGTGGCGCGAGATGGACCCCGGCGACCGGGGGGCGGCCCTGCGACGGATGGCCGACGCCATCGAAGAGCGGAAAGACGAGATATCGCTCGTCGAGTCGCACGACAACGGCAAGACGCCGTTCGAGGCGGGCATCGAGGTGCAGATGGTCATCGACACGTTCCGGTACTTCGCCGGATGGACCGACAAACTGACCGGTGAACACAACCCCGTCCCCGGCGAACGGTTGAACTACACCTCGCGCGAACCCCTCGGCGTGACGGCGCACATCGTCCCGTGGAACTACCCGTTCCAACTCGCCGGACGCTCGCTCGCCCCCGCACTCGCGTGCGGTAACACGGCCGTGATGAAGCCGTCGAGCGAGACGCCGCTCTCTGCGCTGTACTACGGCGTCGCAGCCGAGGAGGCCGGACTTCCCGACGGCGTCGTGAACGTCCTCCCCGGGTCCGGGTCGGGCGCGGGCGCGACGCTCGCCCAGCACCCCGATGTGGCGCACATCGCCTTCACTGGCAGCACGGAGATAGGCAAAGGCGTCATGGCCGACGCGGCGCAGAACGTCACAGGCGTGACGCTCGAACTCGGCGGAAAGGGCCCACAACTCGTCTTCCCCGACGCGGACCTCGACGCCGCCGCTAAGGGTGTCCACTACGGCATCTTCATGAACGCCGGTCAGATGTGCTGGGCCGGGTCGCGCCTCCTCGTTCACGAGGACGTCGCCGACGAGGTGGTCGAACGCGTCGTGCAGGGCGCCGAGTCCACGCCGCTCGGGTCCGGTATCGACGACGACGGCCGCATGGGACCGATGGTCAGCGAGGACCAGCGAGAGACGGTACTCGACTACATCGAAACCGGGAAGAAGGAGGGCGCCACCGTCGCCTGCGGCGGCGGCGCCCCCGAGGACAAGGAGACGGGCTACTTCGTCGAACCGACCGTTCTCACCGACGTGACGAACGACATGACCGTCGCCCGCGAAGAGATATTCGGCCCCGTCCTCGTCGTCATCGAGTTCGCCGACGAAGAGGAGGCGCTCGAAATCGCCAACGACTCCCCGTACGGGCTGCTGTCGGGCATCTGGACGAACGACCTCTCGCGGGCACACCGCGTCGCCGACCTGCTCGACTACGGGATGGTCAGCGTCAACGAGTACCCCGTGACGTTCCCGCAGACGCCGTTCGGCGGGACGAAAGAGAGCGGACACGGCCGCGAACAGGGGCTCGAAGCCGTCGGCGAGTACACGCAGACGAAGAACGTCAACGTCAAACTCGAATAG